The following proteins are co-located in the Verrucomicrobiia bacterium genome:
- a CDS encoding N-acetylmuramoyl-L-alanine amidase: MPEPDDSTTAFFPEEVRESQTLAPPPQDPPVRMQPPKSQPPRWIPLNQWAAEKQLGPLSGSPSNWNPVFWLDTTLGQFEIRTRSQVAKWDGAEFRLGFDVRFENFQPVIHELDLQKNFEPLLQPAPLPPAGTRIVVIDAGHGGGNGGTRSVVTGFNEKDYTLDWALRLEPLLRANQWQVYLTRTNDMDLPLSARVAFADQCRADLFVSLHFNAAPSGGKQAGLETFCLTPTGMRSTLTREYEDDPAAVFPNNRFDADNLRYAMLLHRALLKECGFVDRGVRRARFLGVLRGQNRPAVLLEAGYLSNPAEASRIHTPEFRQRLAEAVARALM, from the coding sequence ATGCCTGAACCCGACGATTCCACGACCGCGTTTTTTCCAGAGGAAGTGCGCGAGTCGCAGACGCTCGCTCCGCCGCCACAGGATCCTCCAGTCAGAATGCAACCGCCGAAATCCCAGCCGCCGCGTTGGATCCCCCTGAACCAGTGGGCTGCCGAAAAACAATTGGGCCCCCTCTCCGGTTCGCCTTCGAACTGGAATCCTGTGTTCTGGCTGGACACAACCCTGGGCCAGTTTGAAATTCGCACGCGAAGCCAGGTGGCGAAATGGGACGGGGCTGAATTCCGGCTCGGTTTCGATGTCCGCTTTGAGAACTTCCAACCCGTCATCCACGAACTCGATCTTCAAAAAAATTTCGAACCCCTGCTGCAGCCCGCCCCACTTCCGCCTGCCGGAACCCGCATTGTTGTGATTGATGCCGGCCATGGAGGTGGCAACGGCGGCACCCGCAGCGTCGTTACTGGGTTCAATGAAAAGGATTACACGCTGGACTGGGCCTTGCGCCTTGAACCGCTGTTGCGCGCAAACCAATGGCAGGTTTACCTGACGCGGACGAACGACATGGACCTCCCGCTCTCAGCGCGCGTGGCGTTCGCCGATCAATGCCGTGCGGACTTGTTCGTCAGCCTGCATTTCAACGCCGCGCCTTCCGGAGGCAAACAGGCTGGCCTTGAAACATTTTGCCTGACACCCACGGGAATGCGGTCAACGCTGACGCGCGAATACGAGGATGATCCCGCCGCTGTGTTTCCGAACAACCGTTTTGATGCGGATAATTTGCGATACGCGATGTTGCTCCATCGCGCCTTGCTGAAGGAATGTGGATTCGTCGATCGCGGTGTTCGGCGGGCGCGCTTCCTCGGCGTGTTGCGCGGACAAAATCGTCCCGCCGTTTTGCTCGAGGCAGGTTACTTGTCGAATCCAGCCGAAGCCTCCCGCATTCATACACCGGAATTTCGTCAGCGCCTTGCCGAGGCGGTTGCCCGCGCCCTGATGTGA
- a CDS encoding cation:proton antiporter, with the protein MPQLLIDIALCIIAAWVVGVGAHLLKQPLLLAYLLAGFLIGPACFKWVTDQASIATISEIGLILLLFMIGLELDLKKMFSSGKAISITGFVQVFVSIALGWAFFCIPIFFATRLEALYLAVAAAMSSTIIIVKVLYDKHELDTLAGRITLGIMVLQDLVTIMFLAIQPNLSDPRLAALALAFGKVFMLIGIGYVVSRFILPPIFKFAARLPELILIGALAWCFAMAGFAGTIGLSSAMGALIAGVMVSTFPYTLDVAAKVTTLRDFFVTLFFVGLGMAIPMPTWELLLLMLLFSMFLVGSRLVTVFVPLHLMKMGHRASLIPAINFCQLSELSMVLLALGHKSGDVSPRSMGVASLAFAFLAVDSTYAMFGSEAILRKTSPWLTRLGFRDLPEAPSATPAAVVQKKRIFILGFSWTASSLLDSILREKAAMVPELQVIDFNPQVISELRRRGVKVTYGDISRRDVLLQAGITEAEIIICTLPDIILKGASNLKLLRQLRELSPAAQIIVHAEKLSNIVPLYGAGASYVSVPRLLEAADLVGVIEAANKGLLEEKRKEQLDELAERDEVVP; encoded by the coding sequence ATGCCCCAGCTTTTAATCGACATTGCTCTCTGCATTATTGCCGCGTGGGTTGTGGGAGTGGGCGCGCACCTGTTGAAACAGCCGCTCCTGCTCGCGTATCTGCTCGCGGGTTTTCTCATTGGGCCGGCTTGCTTCAAGTGGGTCACGGACCAGGCTTCGATCGCAACAATTTCCGAGATTGGATTGATCCTCCTGTTGTTCATGATCGGCCTCGAGCTGGATCTCAAGAAGATGTTCAGTTCCGGAAAGGCGATCAGCATCACAGGCTTTGTGCAGGTGTTCGTGTCGATCGCGCTGGGCTGGGCGTTCTTCTGCATCCCCATCTTTTTCGCGACGCGACTCGAGGCTTTGTATCTGGCAGTGGCGGCCGCGATGAGCAGCACGATCATCATCGTGAAGGTGTTGTACGACAAACACGAGCTCGACACGCTGGCGGGGCGGATCACGCTCGGCATCATGGTGCTGCAGGATCTCGTGACGATCATGTTCCTCGCGATCCAGCCGAACCTCAGCGATCCGCGGCTGGCTGCCCTGGCGTTGGCTTTCGGCAAGGTATTTATGCTCATCGGGATCGGTTACGTCGTAAGCCGGTTTATTTTGCCGCCGATCTTCAAGTTCGCCGCGCGTCTTCCGGAACTCATCCTGATTGGGGCACTCGCGTGGTGTTTTGCAATGGCTGGCTTTGCTGGAACGATCGGACTTTCGTCAGCCATGGGAGCTCTCATCGCGGGCGTGATGGTATCCACATTTCCCTACACGCTCGACGTGGCAGCCAAGGTCACCACGTTGCGGGACTTTTTTGTGACGCTGTTTTTCGTGGGCCTTGGGATGGCGATTCCCATGCCCACATGGGAACTCCTCCTGCTGATGCTGCTGTTCAGCATGTTCCTCGTGGGCAGCCGGCTGGTGACGGTTTTCGTTCCGCTGCACCTTATGAAGATGGGTCACCGCGCCAGCCTCATTCCGGCGATCAACTTTTGCCAGCTGAGCGAGCTTTCAATGGTGCTGCTCGCATTGGGACACAAGAGTGGCGACGTTTCGCCGCGATCAATGGGCGTTGCGTCTCTGGCCTTTGCGTTTCTCGCCGTGGATTCCACCTATGCGATGTTTGGAAGCGAAGCGATCCTGCGCAAGACATCGCCATGGCTTACGCGGCTTGGCTTCCGCGACTTGCCTGAAGCGCCGTCAGCTACCCCAGCTGCGGTGGTCCAGAAGAAGCGGATTTTCATTCTCGGGTTCTCCTGGACGGCCAGTTCGTTGCTGGATTCCATCCTCCGCGAAAAGGCTGCGATGGTGCCTGAGTTGCAGGTGATTGATTTCAATCCCCAGGTGATCTCCGAACTGCGCAGGCGCGGGGTCAAAGTGACTTACGGCGACATCAGCCGGCGCGACGTGCTGCTGCAGGCGGGAATCACTGAAGCCGAAATTATTATCTGCACGCTGCCTGACATCATCCTGAAAGGTGCGAGCAACCTGAAACTGCTTCGGCAGCTGCGTGAACTGAGTCCAGCAGCGCAGATCATTGTGCACGCCGAGAAGTTATCGAACATCGTGCCGCTCTATGGTGCGGGGGCAAGTTACGTCAGCGTTCCGCGACTGCTCGAAGCCGCTGACCTGGTCGGTGTGATCGAAGCAGCGAATAAGGGTTTGCTCGAGGAGAAGCGCAAAGAACAACTCGACGAACTGGCAGAGCGCGACGAGGTGGTTCCCTAA
- a CDS encoding NAD-dependent epimerase/dehydratase family protein gives MNRKANILVTGGAGFIGSHLVERLLNSGRSVTVVDDLSTGNLANLQPVATHPDLRVVESRISTCSHLDEFVAAADSIFHLAATVGVELVVRSALHVLQSSFRETEVLFQAAAAHKTQILLTSTSEVYGKSNKPDFSEADDLIIGPPDCARWSYACSKLMDEFLALAYSREIGLPVTIARLFNTVGPRQTGRFGMVLPRFIEAARKGEPLRVFGDGSQTRCFCHVSDVVDALVKLQETPAARGEVFNVGSTEEVSILELAHLVIDVLGSSSSVELVPYDTAYAPGFADMLRRKPTTDKLARVTRTRPTTSLAEIIRLTNAALQ, from the coding sequence GTGAACCGCAAAGCGAACATCCTCGTGACAGGCGGCGCGGGATTTATTGGGTCGCACCTGGTCGAACGCCTGTTGAACAGCGGACGCTCAGTCACCGTCGTTGACGATCTGTCGACGGGAAACCTCGCCAACCTGCAACCAGTCGCCACCCACCCTGATTTGCGCGTGGTCGAATCCCGGATATCCACGTGTTCGCATCTCGATGAATTCGTTGCGGCAGCGGACTCGATTTTCCACCTGGCCGCAACGGTCGGCGTTGAACTGGTCGTGCGTTCGGCGTTGCATGTTTTGCAATCGAGTTTCAGGGAAACGGAGGTTCTGTTTCAGGCGGCAGCCGCCCACAAAACCCAGATCCTGCTGACTTCAACGTCGGAGGTGTATGGGAAGAGCAACAAGCCTGATTTCAGCGAGGCAGACGACCTCATCATTGGGCCGCCCGACTGTGCGCGCTGGAGTTACGCATGCTCGAAGCTCATGGATGAATTTCTCGCGCTCGCGTATTCGCGCGAAATCGGACTGCCCGTGACAATCGCGCGGCTTTTCAACACGGTGGGCCCACGCCAGACGGGACGGTTCGGTATGGTGTTGCCACGCTTCATCGAAGCCGCACGAAAAGGCGAGCCGTTGCGAGTGTTTGGCGATGGCTCACAGACGCGCTGTTTCTGCCATGTCAGTGATGTGGTCGACGCCCTCGTGAAACTCCAGGAAACGCCTGCTGCACGAGGCGAGGTGTTCAACGTGGGAAGCACCGAGGAGGTTTCCATCCTTGAACTCGCGCACCTCGTGATCGACGTCCTGGGTTCGTCCTCTTCCGTCGAACTTGTCCCCTATGATACCGCGTATGCGCCAGGCTTCGCTGATATGCTTCGTCGAAAGCCAACCACAGACAAACTGGCGCGGGTGACTAGGACGCGTCCAACGACTTCTCTCGCCGAGATCATTCGACTCACGAACGCTGCGCTGCAATAG
- a CDS encoding UbiD family decarboxylase, with protein MAFDSFRAWVNHLDAVGELKRISQPVATELEITEIADRAMKSPNGGKALLFEKPTINGKPSPFPVAINTFGSHRRMALSMGADSVEIVAAELESLMKAKPPTSFRETLKLLSTAMDLRHAKPKIVKDGPCKEVIHRFNEPISAPSAKSPPVASAVHQPGPVVLPPTSPAPPTLLNLPILKCWPLDGGRFVTLPCVVTRDPDTGERNVGMYRIQVYDEQTTGMHWQLQKVAARHGRRYYETGQRMPVSIFLGGDPMFPFCATAPLPDGLDEFLLAGYLRKKSVELVKCETNDLEVPANCDFVIEGYIDPTEPLRDEGPFGDHTGFYTLLEPYPVFHVTAITHRKDAVYPATIVGVPPMEDFYMGGASVKLFLPIFRMNFPEIIDIALPAEGVFHNLVFVSIRKTYPMQAYKIMHGLWGMGQMMFTKYIIIVDDDVNVHDTSAVLFRLCANTDPQRDSIFTKGPADVLDHATSEIAVGSKLGIDATRKLAGEGFKRPWPPGIAMDPAVISRVNALLKG; from the coding sequence ATGGCATTCGACTCCTTTCGCGCGTGGGTGAACCACCTTGACGCCGTTGGCGAACTCAAGCGCATTTCGCAACCTGTCGCGACGGAACTGGAAATCACTGAAATCGCGGATCGCGCAATGAAATCGCCCAACGGTGGAAAGGCGCTGCTCTTTGAGAAGCCGACCATCAACGGAAAACCCAGCCCCTTCCCAGTCGCCATCAACACCTTCGGATCGCACCGACGCATGGCGTTGAGCATGGGCGCCGACAGCGTTGAGATTGTCGCAGCGGAATTGGAATCGCTGATGAAAGCCAAACCGCCCACATCTTTTCGCGAAACCCTCAAGCTGCTTTCCACAGCAATGGATCTTCGCCATGCGAAGCCGAAGATCGTCAAGGACGGCCCGTGCAAGGAAGTCATTCATAGGTTTAACGAACCCATTTCTGCACCCAGCGCGAAATCCCCGCCCGTCGCCAGCGCCGTTCACCAGCCGGGCCCTGTCGTTTTGCCCCCTACCTCCCCTGCTCCGCCCACGCTGCTCAATCTGCCGATTCTTAAATGCTGGCCGCTCGACGGAGGACGCTTCGTCACGTTGCCGTGCGTTGTGACCCGCGATCCTGACACGGGCGAACGGAACGTCGGCATGTATCGCATCCAGGTATACGACGAACAAACCACGGGGATGCATTGGCAGCTGCAGAAGGTTGCCGCACGGCACGGCCGCCGCTATTACGAGACAGGACAGCGGATGCCTGTCAGCATATTTCTTGGCGGTGATCCCATGTTTCCGTTCTGCGCCACTGCGCCGCTTCCCGATGGCCTGGATGAATTTCTCCTGGCGGGTTACCTGCGTAAGAAGTCAGTCGAACTGGTTAAATGCGAAACAAACGACCTCGAGGTGCCTGCCAATTGCGATTTTGTCATCGAAGGTTACATCGATCCAACGGAACCGCTGCGGGACGAAGGGCCTTTCGGCGATCACACTGGATTCTACACGTTGCTCGAACCGTACCCGGTGTTTCATGTCACCGCGATCACCCATCGGAAGGATGCAGTTTATCCAGCAACCATCGTCGGAGTGCCACCCATGGAGGATTTCTATATGGGCGGGGCGTCCGTGAAATTGTTCCTGCCGATTTTCCGGATGAACTTCCCGGAGATCATCGACATCGCGCTTCCCGCTGAAGGCGTTTTTCACAACCTCGTTTTCGTCAGCATCCGCAAAACCTACCCGATGCAGGCGTACAAGATCATGCACGGGCTTTGGGGCATGGGGCAGATGATGTTCACGAAATACATCATCATCGTGGACGACGACGTAAACGTGCACGACACAAGCGCGGTCCTGTTTCGTCTGTGCGCCAATACGGACCCGCAGCGTGACAGCATCTTCACAAAGGGCCCGGCTGATGTGCTCGATCATGCGACCAGTGAAATCGCAGTGGGCAGCAAGTTGGGAATCGATGCGACACGGAAGCTGGCGGGAGAAGGATTCAAGCGCCCCTGGCCACCCGGAATTGCGATGGATCCCGCTGTAATATCGCGAGTCAATGCGCTTTTAAAGGGTTGA
- a CDS encoding prepilin-type N-terminal cleavage/methylation domain-containing protein, whose translation MKRFTNKIRAFTLIELLVVIAIIAILAAMLLPALAKAKAKAQRISCVNSLKQVGLAFRVWSGDNNDRYPMSVGTASGGAQEYVGRSNGTGGITAPTAGYQPGRVFQSMSNELSTAKVLVCPSDNIHNNAATNFGNLDLLGALNPAPNSVTKISYFIVGDALETDPQIILTGDCNIGSGSANNGAATARFGSVTATGYAATSTAGGNTGWAWTQNDLHQKAGNIGLSDGSVQQVTVSGLRAALLQSTNTVTGPVFNFMP comes from the coding sequence ATGAAACGATTCACCAACAAAATTCGAGCGTTCACCCTGATTGAGCTGCTCGTCGTTATCGCGATCATCGCGATTCTGGCGGCCATGTTGCTCCCCGCACTGGCCAAAGCCAAAGCCAAGGCGCAACGCATTAGCTGCGTGAACAGCCTCAAACAAGTCGGCCTTGCTTTCCGCGTCTGGTCCGGCGACAACAACGATCGCTATCCGATGTCAGTGGGTACCGCATCTGGCGGCGCGCAGGAATATGTCGGCCGTTCGAATGGAACCGGCGGCATCACCGCTCCGACCGCGGGTTATCAGCCCGGCCGTGTTTTCCAATCGATGTCAAACGAACTCTCCACGGCTAAGGTCCTGGTTTGCCCTTCGGACAATATTCATAACAATGCAGCCACGAACTTCGGCAACCTCGACCTCCTTGGCGCGCTGAACCCGGCTCCGAACTCGGTCACCAAGATCAGCTACTTCATCGTCGGCGACGCTCTCGAAACCGATCCGCAGATCATCCTGACTGGCGACTGCAACATTGGTTCCGGCAGTGCAAACAACGGTGCTGCAACGGCTCGCTTCGGTTCCGTCACAGCCACTGGTTATGCTGCCACCTCAACCGCTGGTGGTAACACTGGCTGGGCATGGACCCAGAACGACCTGCACCAGAAAGCTGGTAACATCGGTCTGTCTGACGGTTCCGTTCAGCAGGTAACGGTGAGCGGCCTCCGCGCTGCCCTGCTCCAGTCCACCAACACGGTGACCGGTCCAGTGTTCAACTTCATGCCTTAA